ACCGAGCACGTCGTTGCCGGAATAGGCGCGGAAATCCGGAGCGTGCAGCATTTCGGCGAGCTGCTGCGCGAAAGCCGGGTCTTCCGAATGGACCGTGACCGCGCTGGGCATGCCGGCGGCCACTTCCTTGGCGAACGAAGGCCCGGTGATGACCGCCGCCGGGCGACCCGGCAGCTTCTCGGCCACCAGTTCATGCAGGAAGCGCCCGGTACCGGGCTCGAAGCCCTTGGTTGCCCAGGCGATCGCCGCGTCGGCATCGAGCAGCGGTGCGATCTCGTCCAGGATCGACGCGAACGCGTGGCTGGGCACCACGATCAGCACGACCCCGGCACCGCGCAAGGCGGCGCCGAGATGACTTTCGTAGACCAGCGCTTCCGGCAGCTCCAGCCCCGGCAGGTAACGCTCGTTGCGCCGAGTGGCCGCCATGCCCGCCAGCGCCGCGGCATCGCGCCCCCACAACCGGGTCGGGGTACCGTTGCGCGCGGCCAGCGCGGCCAATGCGGTGCCCCAAGAGCCGGCACCGAGGACGGCCAGGGTCGACTTTTCAGCCATGATCGACGATGGCGCTCAGCTGTTGAGGGTCGGGGCCTCGCCGCCACCCATGGCGCGGCGCTGCTGCTCGGCCGCGAACAGCGCGTCGAAATTGATCGGCTGCAGCAGGAACGGCGGGAAACCGCCTTCCAGCACGAGGTGCGAGATCATCTGGCGGGCATACGGGAACAGCAGGTTCGGGCAGTAGCTGCCGATAATGCCGGCGTGCTCGGCCTCGCTGAAACCAACGATGCCGAAGACGCCCGCCTGGTGGACTTCGGCCAGGTAGGCCGTGCGCTCGCCCAGGGTGCAGGTCAGGGTCAGGCTGAGCACGACTTCGTACTGGTCGTTGCCCAGTTCGCTGGCGGTCTGGCTCAAGTTGAGCTGCACCTGCGGCTGCTGCTCGGTCTCGCCGATTTCCTGGAAGATCTGCGGTGCGTTGGGCGCCTCGAACGACACGTCCTTCACATAGATCTTCTGCAGCATCAGCTGCGGCTGGCCGGGCTGGCCATCGGCCAGATCCAGGTGGGTGACTTCTGCCATCGGAAAACCCTCGTCGTGAATCGTTGCGGATATGCGAAAGGGTCGATTGTTCCATACATCCCCGCCCGCCGCCACGCCGTTGCGCCCTGGCGATTGCGCACAGCCCTGTTTTTGCGGGATAATGCGCGGCTCGATCCCTGCCAACCCGTCCATTCGGGTGTGCCCGCTACGCGATGCGGCTTCGGGCAGCGACGAAATGTTCCATCTCCAGCATCGCGTGGCGCCCCCGGCGTCGCTGGGCCGATGTCGCCCTGGCCAACGGGCGGTCAACAGAATCTACGGAGGTC
This window of the Dyella sp. A6 genome carries:
- a CDS encoding NAD(P)H-dependent glycerol-3-phosphate dehydrogenase, which produces MAEKSTLAVLGAGSWGTALAALAARNGTPTRLWGRDAAALAGMAATRRNERYLPGLELPEALVYESHLGAALRGAGVVLIVVPSHAFASILDEIAPLLDADAAIAWATKGFEPGTGRFLHELVAEKLPGRPAAVITGPSFAKEVAAGMPSAVTVHSEDPAFAQQLAEMLHAPDFRAYSGNDVLGAELGGAMKNVLAVATGVADGMGLGLNARAGLITRGMNEMLRLGVALGAKPETLMGLSGLGDLVLTCTGDLSRNRRLGLALGRGVAIDEAVRQIGQVVESVVTADEVMRLADKHGLDLPIAAGVRAVLHGEVTPVEGLKALMARERKPEYPQGLFGAG
- the secB gene encoding protein-export chaperone SecB; translation: MAEVTHLDLADGQPGQPQLMLQKIYVKDVSFEAPNAPQIFQEIGETEQQPQVQLNLSQTASELGNDQYEVVLSLTLTCTLGERTAYLAEVHQAGVFGIVGFSEAEHAGIIGSYCPNLLFPYARQMISHLVLEGGFPPFLLQPINFDALFAAEQQRRAMGGGEAPTLNS